A single region of the Candidatus Binatia bacterium genome encodes:
- the guaB gene encoding IMP dehydrogenase: protein MFDQEILPVGLTFDDVLLVPAESAVLPRDTDIKTRLTERIELNIPLLSSAMDTVTESRTAIAMAQEGGMGFIHRNMTVAAQAAQVEKVKKFESGMITDPITVRPDQMIAEAREIMHKYGISGLPVTQNGRLVGILTNRDLRFEKRLDRPVSEVMTKENLVTARPGVDLDEAKEILHRHRIEKLLVVDEKFHLKGLITVKDIEKKTQFPSACKDAGGRLRVGAAVGVGPDSEERVEALVKAGVDVIVVDTAHGHSKNVLDSVRFIRRRHPDLNLLAGNVATEEGTSALIEAGVNGVKVGVGPGSICTTRVVSGVGVPQITAIASCAKAAARHNTPVISDGGIKYSGDITKALAAGAHTVMIGSLFAGTEESPGETILYQGRTYKVYRGMGSLGAMKEGSKDRYGQGDVDEEAKLVPEGIEGQVPYKGSLSFNIHQLVGGLRAGMGYLGCRTVAELRAKARFIRITMAGLKEGHVHDVFITKEAPNYRA from the coding sequence ATGTTTGATCAAGAGATCCTCCCCGTTGGCTTGACCTTTGACGACGTGCTTCTCGTGCCCGCCGAGTCCGCCGTGTTGCCGCGCGACACCGACATCAAAACGCGCTTGACCGAACGGATCGAGTTGAACATCCCGTTGCTCAGCTCGGCCATGGACACGGTGACGGAATCGCGCACCGCGATCGCGATGGCTCAAGAGGGAGGCATGGGCTTCATCCACCGCAACATGACGGTGGCGGCGCAGGCGGCCCAGGTCGAGAAGGTAAAAAAGTTCGAGAGCGGCATGATCACCGACCCGATCACCGTGCGCCCGGACCAGATGATCGCCGAGGCGAGAGAGATCATGCACAAGTACGGCATCTCGGGTCTGCCGGTGACTCAGAACGGACGGCTCGTCGGCATTTTGACCAACCGCGATCTGCGTTTCGAAAAGCGGCTCGACCGTCCGGTTTCGGAAGTCATGACCAAAGAGAATCTCGTCACCGCGCGGCCGGGCGTCGATCTCGACGAGGCCAAGGAGATACTCCACCGCCACCGGATCGAAAAGCTACTGGTCGTCGATGAAAAATTTCACCTCAAGGGATTGATCACGGTCAAAGATATCGAGAAGAAAACCCAGTTTCCCTCCGCTTGCAAGGACGCGGGAGGACGGTTGCGCGTCGGAGCCGCGGTCGGCGTCGGACCGGATTCGGAAGAAAGAGTGGAGGCGTTGGTCAAGGCCGGCGTGGACGTGATCGTGGTGGACACGGCGCACGGACACTCGAAGAACGTCCTCGACAGCGTGCGCTTCATCCGCCGCCGCCATCCCGATCTCAATCTCCTCGCCGGCAACGTCGCGACCGAAGAAGGAACCTCCGCTCTCATCGAAGCCGGCGTCAACGGCGTAAAAGTCGGAGTCGGTCCCGGCTCGATCTGCACCACGCGCGTGGTGTCGGGAGTCGGCGTGCCGCAGATCACGGCGATCGCGAGCTGCGCCAAGGCCGCAGCGCGCCACAACACGCCGGTCATTTCGGACGGCGGCATCAAATATTCCGGCGACATCACCAAGGCCCTGGCCGCCGGCGCCCATACCGTGATGATCGGGAGCCTCTTCGCCGGCACCGAGGAGAGTCCCGGCGAAACTATTCTCTATCAGGGAAGAACTTACAAAGTTTATCGCGGCATGGGTTCTCTGGGCGCGATGAAAGAGGGCAGCAAAGACCGCTACGGCCAGGGCGACGTCGACGAAGAAGCGAAGCTGGTGCCGGAAGGAATCGAGGGCCAGGTTCCTTACAAAGGATCTCTTTCCTTCAACATCCATCAGCTCGTCGGCGGGCTCCGCGCCGGGATGGGTTATCTCGGCTGCCGCACGGTCGCAGAGCTAAGAGCTAAGGCGCGCTTCATCCGGATTACTATGGCCGGACTCAAGGAAGGGCACGTCCACGACGTGTTCATCACCAAAGAAGCGCCGAATTATCGGGCGTAA